From Planococcus halocryophilus, the proteins below share one genomic window:
- a CDS encoding GNAT family N-acetyltransferase: MNVKGKKVTLRALERTDMEELRSYYNDPEIAPLLGGWTIPISSEQQNRWFDRLEFDNRNLRLAIETEEDGFIGISNILNIDYRNRSAHHGILIGKKNMRGHGYGRDTVMTTMKYAFEELQLHRLEGDILEHNVPSYNLFIKKCGWVEEGRKRDYAFRNNRYYDQVIVSILKAEYEQLCQEIGYWKTDS; encoded by the coding sequence ATGAATGTTAAGGGAAAAAAAGTAACGCTTCGCGCACTAGAGAGAACAGACATGGAAGAATTGAGAAGTTATTATAATGATCCAGAAATAGCACCCTTACTCGGAGGGTGGACAATCCCGATATCGTCCGAGCAACAAAATCGCTGGTTTGATCGATTGGAGTTTGATAACCGAAATCTACGTTTGGCAATTGAAACAGAAGAAGATGGATTTATCGGAATCTCTAATATTTTAAACATTGATTATCGAAATCGTTCTGCGCATCACGGAATTTTGATCGGGAAAAAGAATATGCGTGGACATGGATATGGTCGCGATACAGTAATGACCACGATGAAATATGCTTTTGAGGAACTTCAGTTGCACCGCCTAGAAGGAGATATTCTAGAACATAATGTACCTTCATATAATTTGTTTATAAAAAAATGCGGATGGGTGGAAGAAGGCAGAAAGCGGGATTATGCGTTTCGTAATAACCGATATTACGACCAAGTCATTGTTAGTATTTTAAAAGCAGAGTATGAGCAATTATGCCAAGAAATCGGATATTGGAAGACAGATAGTTAA
- a CDS encoding ATP-binding protein: MWNLKEKGIRYKYLKLTFSSVLICTLMIIGIYFYMHAQQQELEAEYTELQEKQETFKELSQSLNQLFFRTRGFYAFQNEQELEMAFTELESLKDSIAKMNNLSITRQERVQIIELSNFTRSFEEDIFPAAVALVRNEDYEGLRELSRGGTNTTVNEFVTFSEEYEEVTRQALQQVNEDMLAKAESLSFVFILLFILLFIITALIILRALNDIVKPIEGMRESIEGFVKGDEVSYTPLKRSDELGILSMTFHNMINTIQTNQEKLTSQNEALTLSKSELQEQQNKLKYSLEETEQTKDRLIRYNDLNHILSFTLDKQKLIEATLEYFSETYEIDTSVLWLPKSGEYALKGFTPEMFKQLKDERSGYLLSRLEESDTFTVKREAQLEKGFAIDTVYIHDLYSAVKDENQDSVALIGLSRIGRIFSADEELDISGLLKRIHLAIDRIQLYEAAVHERTLNERIINNINEGIQFISKDGVMVQRNATMCTMLNCGNGPLDASISQDIWVKRMAEQTTSPELMFAFLSNCIQEKDKEANTFRYTVKEPYERVIDVYSTPVMVENEKKGTIFVHRDITREHEVDKMKSELVSTVSHELRTPLSSVLGFTELLLNKQLKPEKQERYLKTIYKEAKRLTNLINDFLDLQRMESGDQVYRMDKLPVNELIIETVEKFRTENMHSIVFIDDATDVVVEGDRERIAQVLMNLVGNAIKFSPQGGSVTISMKNDLNNLRVTIKDEGIGIPEEDIPKLFSKFQRIDNSSRRKIGGTGLGLAICQEIILQHNGEIWIESKEEQGTSVHFELPLVSQHQEYTNHEGSEENPPVMIVEDDMSLALLLSEELKVNGFKVIYHTSPKEAFKEAKRTPLVGAVVDIMLGEELSGWDLVDMMKEDPLTKDIPIVISSALDPSSDAKKIDKISHYLTKPYAPTNLSKVMKKLLDSQHRDGAIYYASKDYQETEV, translated from the coding sequence ATGTGGAATTTAAAAGAAAAAGGAATTAGGTACAAGTATTTGAAGCTAACTTTTTCTTCAGTACTTATTTGTACATTAATGATTATTGGGATTTATTTTTATATGCACGCTCAACAACAAGAATTAGAAGCGGAATATACAGAACTTCAAGAGAAGCAGGAGACGTTTAAAGAGCTTTCTCAGTCATTAAATCAGTTGTTTTTTAGAACAAGAGGTTTTTATGCTTTTCAAAATGAACAAGAGCTAGAAATGGCTTTTACAGAATTAGAAAGCTTAAAAGACTCTATTGCTAAAATGAATAACTTATCAATAACGAGACAAGAAAGAGTACAAATTATTGAGTTAAGTAATTTTACTCGTTCATTTGAAGAAGATATATTTCCTGCTGCAGTGGCTCTTGTTCGTAATGAGGATTATGAAGGTTTACGAGAGTTATCTCGCGGAGGTACGAATACAACCGTAAATGAATTTGTAACTTTTTCAGAAGAATACGAGGAGGTTACTAGACAAGCACTTCAACAAGTAAACGAAGACATGTTAGCAAAAGCTGAGAGCTTATCTTTTGTATTCATACTGTTATTTATTCTCTTATTTATAATAACAGCATTAATCATTTTAAGAGCACTCAATGATATTGTGAAGCCAATAGAAGGTATGCGCGAATCAATTGAAGGGTTTGTTAAAGGTGATGAGGTATCTTATACACCACTTAAACGCTCAGATGAACTAGGGATTTTATCGATGACTTTTCATAATATGATTAATACAATTCAAACGAACCAAGAAAAACTTACTTCCCAAAATGAAGCTTTAACGCTGAGCAAAAGTGAATTACAAGAACAGCAAAATAAATTGAAATATTCGTTAGAAGAAACGGAACAAACTAAAGATCGCTTGATTCGATACAACGATTTAAATCATATTCTGTCCTTTACTTTAGATAAACAAAAGCTGATAGAAGCGACTCTTGAGTACTTTAGTGAAACTTATGAAATTGATACTAGTGTATTATGGTTACCTAAATCTGGAGAGTATGCATTAAAAGGCTTTACACCTGAAATGTTTAAGCAATTAAAAGATGAAAGAAGTGGGTATCTGTTATCGCGTTTAGAAGAAAGTGATACATTTACGGTTAAAAGAGAAGCGCAATTAGAAAAAGGTTTTGCAATAGATACAGTATATATCCATGATTTATACTCTGCGGTGAAAGACGAAAATCAAGATAGTGTTGCATTAATTGGTTTATCTCGCATAGGAAGAATTTTTTCTGCAGATGAAGAGCTAGATATTAGTGGATTATTAAAACGCATTCATTTAGCCATCGATCGAATTCAATTGTATGAAGCAGCTGTACATGAGCGAACGCTGAACGAACGTATTATCAATAATATCAATGAAGGTATTCAATTTATCTCGAAAGACGGAGTTATGGTTCAACGTAACGCTACGATGTGTACCATGTTGAACTGCGGTAACGGACCACTAGATGCTTCAATTTCCCAAGATATATGGGTCAAACGAATGGCTGAACAAACTACATCTCCGGAGTTAATGTTTGCGTTCTTAAGCAATTGTATTCAAGAAAAAGACAAAGAAGCCAATACATTCCGCTACACTGTTAAAGAGCCATATGAACGCGTTATCGATGTTTATAGTACGCCTGTTATGGTGGAAAATGAGAAAAAAGGAACCATTTTTGTGCATCGAGATATTACGAGAGAACATGAAGTCGATAAGATGAAGTCTGAACTAGTCAGCACCGTAAGTCATGAACTTCGTACGCCGTTATCCAGTGTACTTGGATTTACAGAGCTATTGTTAAATAAACAACTTAAACCAGAAAAACAAGAACGTTATTTGAAAACGATTTATAAAGAAGCAAAACGTTTAACAAACTTAATAAATGATTTTCTCGATTTACAACGAATGGAATCTGGCGACCAAGTGTACCGTATGGATAAATTGCCAGTTAATGAGTTGATTATCGAAACGGTTGAAAAATTCCGTACAGAAAACATGCATTCAATCGTCTTTATCGATGATGCTACGGATGTAGTTGTAGAAGGTGACCGAGAGCGAATAGCTCAAGTATTAATGAATTTGGTTGGTAATGCCATTAAGTTTTCTCCTCAAGGCGGTAGTGTAACCATATCAATGAAAAATGATTTAAATAATCTTCGTGTAACAATAAAGGATGAAGGGATTGGTATTCCTGAAGAAGATATTCCGAAATTATTCTCGAAATTCCAGCGTATAGATAACAGCTCACGACGGAAAATAGGGGGGACAGGTCTCGGTCTAGCAATATGCCAGGAAATCATCCTCCAACATAATGGGGAAATTTGGATAGAATCAAAAGAAGAACAAGGTACATCTGTCCATTTCGAGCTACCGCTCGTTTCACAACATCAAGAATATACAAATCATGAAGGTTCAGAAGAAAACCCACCTGTTATGATTGTAGAAGATGATATGAGTCTTGCGCTATTACTTTCTGAAGAATTGAAAGTTAATGGATTTAAAGTGATTTATCACACGAGTCCTAAAGAAGCATTTAAAGAAGCAAAGCGTACGCCGCTTGTTGGAGCAGTAGTTGATATCATGTTAGGTGAAGAGTTGAGTGGTTGGGATCTTGTCGATATGATGAAAGAAGATCCGTTAACTAAAGATATTCCTATTGTCATTTCATCGGCTTTAGACCCTTCGTCTGACGCGAAAAAAA
- a CDS encoding DinB family protein yields the protein MEVYTFEQILEYIDLAVNAVLDNDKLINLIERRNYMSGKELLSAFRNDLSNYSPEQLTHIQEKGVWSIGQMYDHIILVAHEYLDNAEACTSLSEEQPLGKTRIGEQLIKHGGFPPVKIRLPDEMNAPPNNTDSNEVLAKRIDEVIERLEQWEVIIDSVNPNYKVEHGGFGWLNAMEWVELVEMHSRHHLRQQKELERYI from the coding sequence TTGGAAGTTTATACATTTGAACAAATTCTAGAATATATTGATTTGGCAGTTAACGCAGTTCTTGATAATGATAAATTAATCAATTTAATCGAGAGGAGAAATTATATGAGCGGCAAAGAATTACTTTCAGCATTCAGAAATGATCTTAGCAACTATTCTCCGGAGCAGCTAACACATATTCAAGAAAAAGGCGTTTGGTCGATTGGGCAAATGTATGACCATATTATTTTAGTAGCACATGAATATCTCGACAATGCAGAAGCTTGTACTAGCTTATCAGAAGAACAACCTTTAGGGAAAACGCGAATAGGGGAGCAATTAATAAAACACGGTGGATTTCCACCTGTGAAAATCAGACTACCGGACGAAATGAATGCCCCTCCTAACAATACGGATAGTAATGAAGTACTCGCCAAGAGAATCGACGAAGTTATCGAAAGACTAGAACAGTGGGAAGTGATAATAGATTCGGTGAATCCAAATTATAAAGTTGAACATGGTGGATTTGGCTGGTTAAATGCGATGGAATGGGTTGAACTAGTTGAAATGCATTCTCGGCATCACCTGCGTCAACAAAAAGAATTGGAACGTTACATTTAA
- a CDS encoding WbqC family protein, translating into MKVGIMQPYFFPYIGYWQLIKAVDKYVIYDDVNYKKRGWINKNNILVNGEAKPISLRTFKVSQNKRINEIEIDHDLIYKKKLLKTIKEAYGKAPYFQDVFSLVEKIINDSEPNLATYLTNSIKEICAYLNIQTEIILSSELEKNEHLRGQDKILEICGLFSAEEYLNAAGGLLLYSPLDFQAQGIELKIIQTSHISYQQRETREFVPNLSIIDVMMFNSLEEIDAMLIDFTVLNNFSELFQVNATIE; encoded by the coding sequence ATGAAAGTAGGTATCATGCAACCATATTTCTTTCCTTATATCGGTTATTGGCAATTGATTAAAGCAGTTGATAAATACGTGATATACGATGATGTGAATTATAAAAAAAGAGGCTGGATCAATAAAAATAATATTTTAGTCAATGGAGAAGCAAAACCAATTTCGTTAAGAACGTTTAAAGTTAGTCAAAACAAACGCATTAATGAAATTGAAATTGATCATGATCTTATTTATAAAAAAAAGTTATTAAAAACCATTAAAGAAGCATATGGCAAAGCGCCTTATTTTCAAGATGTATTTAGCTTAGTTGAAAAAATAATAAATGATAGCGAACCCAATTTAGCGACATACTTAACAAATTCAATTAAAGAAATCTGTGCGTATTTAAACATACAGACAGAAATCATTCTTTCTTCTGAATTAGAAAAAAATGAGCATCTTCGAGGACAAGATAAAATATTGGAAATTTGTGGGCTTTTTTCAGCTGAAGAATATTTAAATGCGGCAGGAGGACTTCTGCTGTATTCACCTCTAGATTTTCAAGCACAAGGAATTGAATTGAAAATTATCCAAACAAGTCATATAAGTTACCAGCAAAGAGAGACAAGAGAGTTTGTACCTAACTTATCAATAATTGATGTCATGATGTTTAATAGTCTCGAAGAAATCGATGCTATGTTAATTGATTTCACTGTTTTAAATAACTTTTCTGAACTTTTCCAAGTAAATGCAACAATTGAGTAA
- a CDS encoding aminoglycoside phosphotransferase family protein, translated as MIKRVLEKFAFHPAAINKVEDSFSSTVYKCALHTGENVYVKIPYTKLKYQRELDAYKLLTGKVPVPQMLDYWSGDSECPGAFLLTELKGKPLTTDVSSEVAFRVGILHARMHAICPPVDQETTRIENEFPNWLSFIESKFLDFAEDVKEIVEDELYAKSMKKFIELKQQLPAPDGPSFIHMDFRPGNIIVDGEKVLGMIDFESVRFGSIDIDFTKLYRDFLSFDADLYHAYQAGYRTIKPLLDLEKVLPFYQFLDAFNSIGWCKRRGVEKNAAFLKENLAILKRILN; from the coding sequence GTGATAAAAAGAGTGCTAGAGAAATTTGCATTTCACCCAGCTGCGATAAACAAAGTAGAAGATTCTTTTAGTTCAACCGTATACAAATGTGCGTTACATACAGGGGAAAATGTCTATGTGAAAATTCCTTATACAAAATTGAAGTATCAACGAGAATTGGATGCTTATAAATTGTTGACAGGTAAAGTACCGGTACCCCAAATGCTAGATTACTGGTCTGGTGATAGCGAATGTCCAGGTGCTTTTTTGTTGACTGAACTAAAAGGAAAGCCTTTAACTACGGACGTTTCGTCAGAAGTGGCGTTTCGAGTGGGAATTTTACATGCCCGAATGCATGCGATTTGTCCACCGGTTGACCAAGAGACAACAAGAATTGAAAATGAGTTTCCCAATTGGCTCAGTTTTATCGAATCTAAATTTCTTGATTTTGCAGAAGACGTAAAAGAAATTGTGGAAGACGAGTTGTATGCGAAAAGTATGAAGAAATTTATTGAATTAAAACAACAGTTACCTGCTCCGGACGGTCCTAGCTTTATCCACATGGATTTTCGTCCAGGCAATATCATTGTGGATGGTGAAAAGGTTTTAGGGATGATTGATTTCGAAAGTGTTCGATTTGGATCAATAGATATTGATTTTACAAAATTGTATCGAGATTTTCTAAGCTTTGACGCTGATTTGTATCATGCGTATCAAGCTGGTTATCGCACCATTAAACCATTGTTGGATTTGGAAAAGGTACTGCCGTTTTATCAATTTTTAGATGCCTTTAATAGCATCGGCTGGTGCAAGCGTCGAGGCGTTGAAAAAAACGCTGCTTTTCTAAAAGAGAATTTAGCTATCTTGAAGAGAATCCTAAATTGA
- a CDS encoding nucleotidyltransferase domain-containing protein → MVDDKKLDPFDTAQLFINKHFPHCQGALLAGSVVRGESTETSDLDLVVFEKNLSISYRESFFEYGWRIELFVHNQISYKSYFLSDYERARPSMPQMVVEGVILKDDGMISAIKEEARKLLEKGPKEWSAKTIVEKRYFLTDSLDDFIGCNDRAEGIFIAGILAELVSEFVLRVNKRWIGNSKWIVRSLKAYDVEFAHDFVSAFDEYYKTSEKLKVVQLVDRVLEPYGGRLFEGFSNGKE, encoded by the coding sequence GTGGTAGATGATAAAAAACTTGATCCATTCGACACAGCGCAACTATTTATAAATAAGCATTTTCCTCATTGTCAAGGAGCTTTGTTAGCTGGCAGTGTGGTTCGTGGCGAAAGTACGGAAACATCCGACTTAGATCTTGTAGTATTTGAGAAAAATCTGTCTATTTCTTATCGGGAGTCATTTTTTGAGTATGGGTGGCGGATTGAATTGTTTGTTCATAACCAAATATCATACAAATCTTATTTTTTGAGTGATTATGAAAGAGCTAGGCCATCAATGCCTCAAATGGTAGTTGAAGGTGTGATTTTAAAAGACGATGGAATGATTTCAGCGATAAAAGAAGAAGCAAGAAAACTGCTAGAAAAAGGGCCGAAAGAATGGTCAGCTAAAACGATTGTTGAAAAACGATACTTCTTAACAGATTCGCTCGATGACTTTATCGGCTGCAATGACCGGGCAGAAGGGATTTTTATTGCAGGTATCTTAGCTGAGCTAGTAAGTGAGTTTGTTTTAAGGGTTAATAAAAGGTGGATCGGCAATTCAAAATGGATTGTCCGTTCATTAAAAGCTTATGATGTCGAATTTGCCCATGACTTTGTAAGCGCTTTTGATGAATACTATAAAACTAGTGAGAAACTAAAAGTTGTTCAACTTGTTGATAGGGTACTGGAGCCATACGGTGGGCGTTTGTTCGAAGGGTTTTCAAACGGTAAAGAATAA
- a CDS encoding ester cyclase, with amino-acid sequence MKYDLETNKKNAKDFYETAYLGKPAEAVQSYVGKEYIQHNPDVGNGKEGFIRYFEKMHKDYPNKSINFVRVIAEGDLVSLHTHQVWPDAEEYITMDFFRFDEQGKIVEHWDAIQKIPQTSKSGNPMY; translated from the coding sequence ATGAAGTATGATTTGGAAACGAATAAAAAGAATGCGAAGGATTTTTATGAAACGGCTTATTTGGGTAAGCCTGCTGAAGCTGTTCAAAGCTATGTAGGAAAAGAATACATTCAACACAATCCGGATGTCGGAAACGGCAAAGAAGGATTTATAAGATACTTTGAGAAAATGCATAAAGACTATCCAAATAAAAGTATTAATTTTGTTCGGGTGATTGCAGAAGGTGATTTAGTGTCTCTTCATACCCATCAAGTTTGGCCGGATGCAGAAGAATATATAACTATGGACTTTTTCCGTTTCGATGAGCAGGGAAAAATTGTGGAGCACTGGGATGCCATTCAAAAAATTCCACAAACCTCGAAATCAGGAAATCCAATGTATTAA
- a CDS encoding SDR family NAD(P)-dependent oxidoreductase, which yields MSDKLKGKVAIITGAAGDLGKAVAEVFLKEGAKVALVDRDQQALHNCENSLTHIGEVFGVVADVTSENEVASYVDKVIKKWGRIDIFVNNAGILGKVAPLIEQTVEDFDAILNVNVKGVFLGLKKVMPVMIQQKCGSIINTSSVSGLMGSSGNSLYAATKHAVVGLTKTAALEAGYHSVRVNSIHPAPLDSTMMRKNEEGINSENPSEVRKVISSRIPLGRYGEMSEVAKLILFLASDDSQFITGSQYRIDGGMGAR from the coding sequence ATGTCGGATAAATTAAAAGGAAAAGTAGCGATAATTACAGGTGCTGCAGGTGACTTGGGGAAAGCTGTTGCAGAAGTTTTTTTAAAAGAAGGAGCGAAAGTAGCTCTGGTAGATCGCGATCAGCAAGCTCTTCATAATTGTGAAAATTCTCTAACTCATATTGGTGAAGTGTTTGGAGTCGTTGCAGATGTTACTTCCGAAAATGAGGTAGCATCTTATGTCGATAAAGTCATAAAAAAATGGGGAAGAATTGATATATTCGTCAACAATGCCGGAATCTTAGGCAAAGTGGCACCACTGATCGAACAAACAGTCGAAGATTTTGATGCGATTTTGAATGTTAATGTCAAAGGCGTTTTTCTTGGCTTAAAAAAAGTCATGCCAGTAATGATTCAACAAAAGTGTGGCAGCATTATTAATACTTCTTCGGTTTCAGGCTTAATGGGAAGTAGCGGGAATTCACTTTATGCGGCTACAAAACATGCAGTTGTTGGTTTGACAAAGACAGCAGCTTTAGAAGCAGGATACCACTCAGTTAGAGTGAATTCTATTCATCCTGCACCACTAGATTCGACCATGATGAGGAAAAATGAAGAAGGTATAAATAGTGAAAATCCATCAGAAGTTAGGAAAGTCATATCTTCTCGTATTCCTCTAGGAAGATACGGAGAAATGTCTGAAGTAGCAAAACTTATTTTGTTTTTAGCAAGTGATGATTCTCAGTTTATAACAGGCAGTCAATATCGAATTGATGGTGGTATGGGCGCACGTTAA
- a CDS encoding glycosyltransferase family 2 protein — MDKDALVSVDCLAYNHEKYIAEAIESFLMQKTNFDFEILIHDDASTDKTAAIIREYEEKYPDLIKPLYQKHNLFSQGATMLQINQRRAKGKYIAICEGDDFWTDPYKLQKQVDYLEANPECDLCVHSAYQYSEALNKVVGKVRPSRKSRMFSAEETILGGGELFPTNSMVYRRVKADDVPGFYFDAGYGDYPLAIHLAHNGQVHYMDEEMSVYRVDVKGAWSEKTLTNTINSTKQNDGTAKLLDKINSHTNLQYNEMIERTKKKNYFYLLIRQQKFKEAFNKEYAMFLLESEFVKRIWRKFWKARYYFKDKRDSIFVKPRKKLA, encoded by the coding sequence ATGGATAAAGATGCCTTAGTAAGTGTAGATTGTCTAGCTTACAATCACGAAAAATATATAGCGGAAGCAATCGAAAGTTTTTTAATGCAAAAAACAAACTTTGACTTTGAAATCTTGATTCATGATGATGCTTCTACAGATAAGACAGCAGCGATAATAAGAGAATATGAAGAAAAGTACCCTGATTTAATAAAGCCTCTCTACCAAAAACACAATTTATTTTCTCAAGGAGCAACAATGTTACAAATCAATCAGCGTAGAGCAAAGGGGAAATATATAGCTATTTGTGAAGGAGATGATTTCTGGACCGATCCATACAAATTGCAAAAGCAAGTGGATTATTTAGAAGCAAATCCAGAATGCGACTTATGTGTTCATTCTGCCTATCAATATTCAGAAGCCTTAAACAAGGTCGTCGGAAAAGTAAGGCCAAGTCGAAAGAGTCGAATGTTTTCTGCTGAAGAAACTATTTTAGGTGGTGGCGAGCTATTTCCAACCAATTCCATGGTATATCGTCGAGTAAAAGCAGATGATGTGCCAGGCTTCTATTTTGATGCAGGGTATGGAGATTATCCTTTAGCGATACATTTAGCGCATAATGGGCAGGTCCATTACATGGATGAGGAAATGTCTGTTTACCGTGTCGATGTGAAAGGGGCATGGTCTGAAAAGACATTAACTAACACCATAAACTCGACGAAACAAAATGATGGAACTGCAAAATTATTGGATAAGATTAATAGTCATACAAATTTGCAATACAATGAAATGATTGAAAGAACAAAAAAGAAAAATTATTTCTATTTATTAATAAGACAGCAAAAATTTAAAGAAGCATTTAACAAAGAGTATGCAATGTTTTTACTGGAAAGTGAATTTGTTAAACGAATATGGAGAAAATTTTGGAAAGCTCGCTACTATTTTAAAGACAAGAGAGATTCTATTTTTGTGAAACCGCGAAAAAAGTTAGCTTAA
- a CDS encoding SDR family oxidoreductase — protein sequence MNQLKGKVAIVTGVSRLQGIGAAICRELAKNGYHIFFTYWTKYDKQMPWGLELNEPMRLKEELKKTGVKVACEEIDLSQFHHLESLLDKVVEDVGEPDILINNAAYSTNNNYTNLTAEELTQHYMVNIGATTLLSSGFAKRFKKKMGGRIVNITSGQFQGPMPGELAYATTKGAIDALTITLAAEVAPIGITVNAINPGPTDTGWMTEEIKRELEPSFPFGRLGEPKDVAKTIKFLVSDDAEWITG from the coding sequence ATGAATCAATTGAAAGGGAAAGTCGCAATAGTAACAGGGGTGAGTCGACTTCAAGGAATTGGAGCTGCGATTTGCCGAGAATTAGCTAAAAACGGCTACCATATCTTTTTCACTTACTGGACAAAGTATGATAAACAAATGCCTTGGGGGCTCGAATTAAATGAACCAATGAGGTTAAAAGAAGAGTTAAAGAAAACGGGTGTAAAAGTAGCTTGTGAAGAAATAGATTTAAGTCAATTTCATCATTTAGAATCCCTTTTAGATAAAGTGGTAGAAGATGTAGGTGAACCAGACATTTTGATAAACAATGCAGCTTATTCTACGAACAATAACTATACAAATTTGACTGCCGAAGAACTTACTCAGCATTATATGGTGAACATTGGAGCTACCACTCTTCTCAGTAGTGGTTTTGCGAAGCGTTTTAAGAAAAAAATGGGCGGGAGAATTGTCAATATTACTTCTGGTCAATTTCAAGGGCCAATGCCAGGAGAACTAGCCTACGCCACGACTAAAGGTGCCATCGATGCATTAACCATAACCTTGGCTGCAGAAGTTGCTCCGATCGGAATAACGGTTAATGCGATAAATCCAGGTCCAACTGATACAGGGTGGATGACTGAAGAAATCAAGCGTGAATTGGAGCCAAGCTTTCCTTTCGGTCGGCTAGGCGAACCTAAAGATGTTGCGAAAACGATTAAGTTTTTAGTAAGTGATGATGCGGAATGGATTACAGGTTAG
- a CDS encoding nucleoside 2-deoxyribosyltransferase codes for MKFYVASSFKNKEQVQYVSHELTMKGFVHSYDWTKNERPSTLEALTEIGTKEKDAVMNSDVVIVLLPGGKGSHIELGMAIAAKKKVFLYSPDNEIDDLALTSTFYQLPEVQKVIGTIDDLILTVCSE; via the coding sequence TTGAAATTTTATGTTGCATCAAGTTTTAAAAACAAAGAACAAGTACAGTATGTTAGTCATGAACTAACGATGAAAGGGTTTGTGCATTCCTACGATTGGACTAAAAATGAACGTCCTTCTACTTTAGAAGCATTAACAGAAATCGGGACTAAAGAAAAAGATGCTGTGATGAATTCAGATGTTGTGATTGTTTTGCTACCAGGCGGAAAAGGAAGTCACATAGAATTAGGGATGGCTATTGCTGCTAAAAAGAAGGTTTTTCTTTATTCTCCGGATAATGAGATTGATGATCTTGCACTAACGAGTACTTTTTATCAGTTGCCAGAAGTTCAAAAAGTAATCGGAACGATAGACGACTTAATATTAACCGTTTGCTCAGAATAA